In one Portunus trituberculatus isolate SZX2019 chromosome 31, ASM1759143v1, whole genome shotgun sequence genomic region, the following are encoded:
- the LOC123511291 gene encoding uncharacterized protein LOC123511291, with amino-acid sequence MDRIRIESGNVLKEKMDEVRRPSRTLNLDCKIPGIVIFTCGLLLGAIGVGITQSFVAAPRTRHVASPCNISGTTDVSLEVTVPIITSQSNNTSTVMEATEGDLATVPSTSALTCEEASKQQQARGCRLSLPVSWTVPGDRGACQC; translated from the exons ATGGATCGGATTAGGATTGAAAGTGGAAACgtattgaaagagaaaatggacgaagtgAGAAGACCGTCAAGGACTTTAAACCTGGATTGTAAGATTCCAGGCATCGTTATCTTCACCTGTGGCCTCCTGCTGGGTGCCATCGGAGTAGGAATAACACAATCGTTCGTAGCCGCGCCACGTACCCGTCATGTCGCTTCTCCGTGTAACATTTCAGGCACTACTGACGTGTCATTGGAAGTAACCGTGCCAATTATTACCAGCCAATCAAATAATACTTCAACCGTCATGGAGGCCACAGAGGGTGACCTTGCTACGGTGCCTTCAACATCGGCGCTAACCTGCGAAGAGGCTTCTAAGCAACAACAAG CTAGAGGTTGCCGTCTCTCGCTGCCCGTCTCATGGACGGTGCCTGGGGACAGAGGTGCCTGCCAGTGCTAA